One segment of Ignavibacteria bacterium DNA contains the following:
- the mnmG gene encoding tRNA uridine-5-carboxymethylaminomethyl(34) synthesis enzyme MnmG, producing MFHVKHSSPSAFDILVIGGGHAGIEASIISAKMGLRVGCISMDFNTIGRLSCNPSIGGSAKGHLAKEIDALGGVMPRIADASGIQFKMLNTSKGPAVWSPRSQNDKDLYPLFAQHAIKSTPNLTVISETVVEIVVENDRIKGVRTQSNEHITAQAVILCSGTFLNAVMWTGTDATAGGRVGERPAERISDLLTAHGLEKGRLKTGTPPRIDKRSIDYRGLEPHLGDEFPTPFSLHTKKVKNSLACFATKTSSLTHDMMRDGFSRSPMFTGLITGAGPRYCPSIEDKIFRFSDKDSHVIVLEPEGLNTDTVYVNGFSTSLPTDIQDAGLKSIKGLEQANVLRYGYAVEYDFFFPYQLTFGLETKAIKGLFFAGQINGTSGYEEAAAQGLIAGINAALHVRGEGSFSLQRSEAYIGVMIDDLVNKNTEEPYRVFTSLAEYRLLLRIDTVYDRLMPYAKRLGVVSEDIYRRFERERRLTERLSNEVSTAKITPEVANPFLNGFGEDSISETTTLYNLVKRPAVRLSPLLDLVGASDHTLLEEHPRVVHATETAVKYEGYIQKLHRDVERFSEQEQMRIPGEFDYARVNSLSTEARQKLMRIKPTSLGQASRIPGVSASDVSILALYLR from the coding sequence ATGTTCCACGTGAAACATTCCTCACCCTCAGCTTTCGATATTCTCGTAATTGGTGGTGGTCATGCCGGCATAGAAGCCTCGATCATTTCTGCAAAAATGGGACTGAGAGTTGGTTGTATCTCGATGGATTTCAACACGATAGGTCGCCTATCGTGTAATCCGTCTATTGGGGGAAGTGCCAAGGGTCATCTTGCCAAGGAAATAGATGCTCTTGGGGGAGTAATGCCGAGAATAGCGGATGCGAGTGGCATTCAGTTCAAGATGTTAAACACATCTAAGGGTCCGGCTGTATGGTCCCCCCGCTCACAAAACGATAAAGACCTCTACCCTCTTTTTGCCCAGCACGCCATAAAGTCAACTCCAAACCTAACGGTGATATCAGAGACCGTAGTAGAGATCGTTGTCGAAAACGACCGCATCAAAGGCGTCAGAACACAGTCGAATGAACATATCACAGCCCAGGCAGTGATTTTGTGCTCTGGGACCTTTCTCAATGCTGTAATGTGGACCGGAACCGACGCAACGGCCGGTGGGCGTGTTGGCGAACGGCCTGCCGAGAGAATATCTGATCTTCTAACTGCACACGGACTCGAAAAAGGCAGGCTAAAAACCGGCACGCCGCCAAGGATCGACAAGCGGTCCATAGACTACAGGGGTCTTGAGCCCCACCTGGGAGATGAATTCCCTACCCCGTTTTCGCTCCACACAAAGAAGGTGAAGAATAGCCTGGCATGTTTTGCAACGAAAACTTCATCGTTGACCCATGACATGATGCGAGATGGCTTTTCTCGTTCACCGATGTTCACGGGGCTTATCACAGGAGCCGGACCTAGATATTGCCCTTCTATCGAAGACAAGATCTTCCGTTTTTCAGATAAAGACTCTCATGTGATCGTATTGGAGCCAGAAGGACTGAACACTGATACAGTCTACGTGAACGGGTTTTCGACCAGCCTTCCAACAGATATCCAAGATGCCGGATTGAAGAGTATTAAGGGGCTTGAACAAGCGAATGTTCTGAGATACGGCTATGCTGTTGAATATGACTTCTTCTTTCCCTACCAACTGACCTTCGGACTCGAGACAAAGGCCATCAAGGGGCTCTTCTTTGCCGGTCAGATCAATGGTACCTCTGGCTATGAAGAGGCGGCGGCTCAAGGCTTGATCGCGGGTATCAATGCAGCACTTCACGTACGGGGAGAAGGTTCATTCTCACTGCAACGCTCTGAGGCGTATATCGGCGTGATGATCGATGATCTTGTAAACAAGAACACAGAAGAACCATACCGGGTGTTCACCTCACTTGCCGAGTATAGACTCCTGCTGCGAATTGACACAGTCTATGATCGCCTCATGCCATATGCAAAGAGACTTGGCGTTGTATCAGAGGATATCTACCGGCGCTTTGAACGGGAGCGACGCTTAACGGAGAGACTCTCGAACGAGGTGAGTACCGCAAAAATCACTCCTGAGGTTGCCAATCCATTCTTGAATGGTTTTGGCGAGGACTCCATCTCAGAGACCACAACTCTTTACAACCTGGTAAAGCGGCCAGCGGTGCGACTCTCTCCCCTGCTTGATCTCGTAGGAGCTTCAGACCACACACTTCTTGAAGAACACCCGCGTGTAGTTCACGCAACAGAGACCGCAGTTAAATATGAAGGGTACATTCAAAAGCTTCATCGAGATGTTGAACGTTTCTCGGAACAAGAGCAGATGAGGATACCGGGTGAGTTCGATTACGCCAGAGTCAATAGCCTCTCTACAGAAGCCCGTCAAAAACTTATGAGAATAAAGCCCACCTCTCTTGGGCAAGCCTCGCGGATCCCGGGTGTATCAGCATCCGATGTTTCGATCCTAGCACTCTATCTGCGTTGA
- a CDS encoding GNAT family N-acetyltransferase, whose product MTTDHTIRPLEIDDFPAFLDIQKEALLQAPEVFGSDHDWFEGLSVLSKEQRYEKYMNYPYQYLLGAVDPSGRIIGMIGYSGQEQLKLRHKGRLWGLFVLEEYRGQGIASKLISSLIETARDILEVEQIQLTVSTRNEASYGLYLRLGFTVYGTESRAMKVDNSYVDEYLMVKFLV is encoded by the coding sequence ATGACTACGGATCACACAATTCGCCCTCTAGAGATCGACGATTTCCCCGCATTTCTCGACATCCAAAAGGAGGCACTGCTACAAGCTCCTGAGGTGTTTGGCTCTGACCACGATTGGTTTGAGGGTCTTTCGGTGCTCTCGAAGGAACAACGGTACGAAAAGTACATGAACTATCCCTATCAGTACCTACTTGGAGCTGTGGATCCAAGTGGGCGGATCATCGGAATGATAGGCTATTCTGGTCAAGAACAGTTGAAATTGCGCCATAAGGGCCGACTTTGGGGCCTATTTGTCCTTGAGGAATATCGAGGACAAGGAATTGCCTCCAAATTGATTTCCTCCCTGATAGAGACAGCTAGGGACATTTTAGAAGTAGAACAGATCCAGCTGACTGTAAGCACTCGTAACGAAGCCTCCTACGGCCTCTACCTTCGGCTTGGATTCACGGTCTACGGCACTGAGTCGCGCGCTATGAAGGTTGACAATTCCTACGTCGACGAATATCTAATGGTCAAGTTCCTCGTATAG
- the mnmE gene encoding tRNA uridine-5-carboxymethylaminomethyl(34) synthesis GTPase MnmE, translating into MTTPHLTDTICALATPPGIAGLAVVRVSGPSAFNAVDRFFSGSVTLSEAIDHSISYGWWIIEGARIDSITASVFRAPHSYTGEDVVEIGCHGGSFVTEQILGSLLESGVRLAQPGEFTKRAFMNRKLDLTQAEAVADLIHAGSRVGAQTAARQLSGGFTRRLTGLRQQLLDVIGLLELELDFSEEDVEFVNRTVLRSTLQTIIDDVDATAASAHSAEVLRSGFHVAVVGFPNAGKSSLFNALLGRERAIVSDIPGTTRDYLTETLFIDGYSIHLIDTAGLRPTDDQIELQGIRLTTSLLEESDLILVVNDLSIGEAHSESLVHEIGSRFPTHPS; encoded by the coding sequence ATGACGACTCCTCATCTAACCGATACTATCTGCGCCCTCGCAACTCCCCCGGGTATTGCCGGACTGGCCGTTGTTAGAGTCAGTGGTCCATCTGCATTCAATGCGGTAGATCGGTTCTTCTCTGGTTCTGTTACGCTATCAGAGGCGATTGATCATTCCATTTCGTATGGTTGGTGGATCATCGAGGGCGCTAGAATCGACTCCATTACGGCGTCGGTCTTTCGCGCCCCACATTCCTATACTGGGGAGGATGTTGTAGAGATTGGGTGTCACGGCGGTTCGTTCGTTACGGAACAGATCCTCGGCTCTCTTCTCGAGTCAGGCGTAAGGCTTGCCCAACCCGGTGAATTCACCAAGCGGGCGTTCATGAATCGAAAGCTCGACCTTACACAGGCAGAGGCCGTGGCGGACCTGATCCATGCAGGATCCCGTGTAGGGGCTCAAACGGCTGCACGACAGCTGTCAGGGGGCTTCACGCGCCGTTTGACTGGTCTCCGTCAACAGTTACTCGATGTAATCGGACTCCTTGAGTTGGAGCTTGATTTCTCCGAGGAGGATGTAGAATTCGTCAACCGTACGGTTCTACGTTCCACTCTCCAAACGATCATCGATGATGTTGATGCTACTGCGGCATCTGCCCATAGTGCCGAGGTTCTGCGGTCTGGCTTTCACGTTGCCGTGGTCGGATTTCCCAACGCCGGGAAGAGCTCGCTCTTCAATGCGTTGCTGGGACGGGAGCGAGCGATCGTCAGTGACATACCTGGAACCACCCGAGATTACCTCACGGAAACGCTTTTCATTGACGGATACTCCATTCACTTGATCGATACTGCTGGGCTTCGCCCAACCGATGACCAGATCGAACTACAAGGAATCAGGCTGACAACTTCACTATTGGAAGAAAGCGACCTGATACTGGTTGTAAACGACCTATCCATCGGTGAAGCACATTCCGAGTCGCTAGTGCATGAGATCGGATCCAGATTCCCTACACACCCGTCCTAA
- a CDS encoding biotin--[acetyl-CoA-carboxylase] ligase: protein MTSTNDYAKELLSTYPYVFVSAQHQTAGRGRNGRTWVGDMQANAYCSIGLLHSHEETIEELSAYMARGSLAVLDTIRKLYPAIELRLKYPNDVQARTQHGWAKLAGILVEHEFQGQRCTTSVIGIGVNINQMEFPETITQPCTSLRLLGVSADLGVVIHSLRSCFSWWRSKPWMEVHELWVKELDLASKNIRIRGADGDWKLKRVLPDGRLVLQNDVTHTERTISDGDTLRYQD, encoded by the coding sequence GTGACATCAACGAACGACTATGCGAAAGAGCTCCTTTCGACGTATCCGTATGTGTTTGTATCAGCACAACACCAAACGGCGGGACGTGGCAGAAACGGACGTACCTGGGTAGGTGATATGCAGGCCAATGCATATTGCTCCATCGGCCTTCTCCATTCACACGAAGAGACGATCGAAGAGCTCTCAGCCTATATGGCAAGGGGCTCCTTGGCTGTCTTGGACACGATCCGCAAGCTGTACCCTGCCATTGAATTGCGGCTCAAGTATCCAAACGATGTACAAGCACGCACCCAACATGGATGGGCAAAGCTTGCAGGGATACTTGTGGAACATGAGTTTCAAGGGCAGCGTTGCACCACGTCTGTGATCGGCATCGGGGTAAACATCAACCAGATGGAGTTCCCGGAGACTATTACACAGCCTTGCACGTCACTACGACTACTTGGGGTGTCTGCCGATTTAGGAGTAGTGATTCATTCACTTCGTAGTTGTTTCTCATGGTGGCGATCCAAGCCTTGGATGGAAGTGCATGAGTTGTGGGTGAAAGAACTTGACCTAGCATCAAAGAACATTCGGATACGGGGCGCTGACGGTGATTGGAAGTTGAAACGTGTACTTCCTGACGGTCGGCTGGTTCTTCAGAATGATGTCACACATACGGAACGGACAATCAGCGATGGCGACACTCTACGATACCAAGATTGA
- a CDS encoding type III pantothenate kinase: protein MATLYDTKIELNGVEYGIAGIDVGNSRVKIHHDDVFLSFPYDKDWKKNVQHHFRDHVSKRYLIGLSSVNPKQTTAIVKVLQRIPGHLVLNAHSLLMRNDALLSLGRVENAGIDRMLGTIGAMTRVQPPIITVDCGTAVTVNAVSSDHHFLGGVIFAGLSTQLFGLAKQTAAIPETKYAPPTSSLGVNTMQCLMSGVTASVVGGVLRTIASIRSNDLVDTNVPVVITGGESQQVLDTLLAEGINAVYHQHMVTDGILALLSKATLADLQDSIIGKILN, encoded by the coding sequence ATGGCGACACTCTACGATACCAAGATTGAGCTCAACGGTGTTGAGTATGGCATTGCCGGGATCGATGTAGGTAATAGCCGCGTAAAGATCCATCATGATGATGTGTTCTTGTCCTTCCCGTATGACAAGGACTGGAAGAAGAATGTCCAGCATCACTTCCGTGATCATGTTTCCAAACGATATCTGATCGGACTGTCCAGCGTAAATCCAAAACAGACAACTGCAATCGTTAAGGTACTCCAGCGCATTCCGGGTCATTTGGTTCTTAACGCGCATTCGCTGCTCATGAGAAACGATGCACTGCTGTCGCTTGGACGCGTTGAAAACGCTGGTATAGATCGAATGCTAGGAACGATCGGTGCGATGACGCGTGTACAGCCCCCTATCATCACTGTTGATTGTGGCACGGCGGTAACTGTTAATGCCGTGTCGTCCGATCATCACTTCCTAGGCGGTGTGATCTTTGCCGGACTATCAACGCAACTCTTCGGACTCGCAAAACAAACCGCAGCCATTCCAGAGACCAAGTATGCTCCGCCTACCAGCTCCCTTGGCGTGAATACAATGCAGTGTCTGATGTCGGGAGTAACAGCGTCCGTTGTAGGCGGTGTACTCCGTACGATTGCTTCTATCAGATCCAACGATCTTGTAGATACGAACGTGCCGGTTGTGATCACAGGAGGCGAGTCGCAGCAGGTACTCGACACTCTCTTAGCCGAAGGGATCAACGCCGTCTATCACCAGCACATGGTC